From one Humulus lupulus chromosome 8, drHumLupu1.1, whole genome shotgun sequence genomic stretch:
- the LOC133796258 gene encoding uncharacterized protein LOC133796258: MMLATTYGMNLIFGSIVLFKSFKGVYLNLNFVPSLLFVMLMLVVDTLDLRGQVVRYLTVVSIGPQFSRILMLIASVAHKVIVTYHPQANGQAEVSNHEVKLILEKTVNPNRKDWSTRLDDALWAYRTTYKTPIGMSPYRLVYGKPCHLPVELEHKAWWAVKKCNMDMVAVGQQRMLQLHELEEIRNETYESLRIYKEKTKAFMINIFFGRVLWKVFPHGAVEVVSPSTEKSFKVNGQRLKPYYESMEEEQAAVIHLIDPVYVDE, translated from the exons ATGATGCTCGCCACTACATATGGGATGAACCTTATCTTTGGAAGCATTGTACTGTTCAAATCATTCAAAGGTGTGTACCTGAATCTGAATTTCGTTCCATCCTTGCTTTTTGTCATGCTTATGCTTGTGGTGGACACTTTGGACCTAAGAGGACAGGTCGTAAGATATTTGACagtggtttctattggcccaCAATTTTCAAGGATTCTTATGCTTATTGCAAg TGTAGCTCATAAGGTGATAGTTACttatcatccacaagccaacgggcaaGCGGAGGTTTCTAATCATGAAGTCAAATTGATTCTTGAGAAAACTGTAAATCCAAACCGGAAAGATTGGAGTACAAGGCTTGATGATGCCTTGTGGGCATATCGTACGACATATAAAACACCTATCGGTATGTCACCTTATCGGTTGGTGTATGGGAAGCCTTGCCATCTACCGGTGGAGCTAGAGCATAAGGCGTGGTGGGCTGTAAAGAAGTGTAACATGGACATGGTGGCTGTAGGACAACAAAGAATGCTTCAATTGCATGAGCTAGAAGAAATACGCAATGAAACATATGAGAGTTTGAGAATCTATAAGGAGAAAACCAAAGCTTTCATGATAAACATATTCTTCGGAAGAGTTTTGTGGAAG GTTTTTCCTCATGGAGCGGTAGAAGTTGTAAGTCCAAGTACCGAAAAGTCAttcaaggtgaatggtcagagattaAAGCCATATTATGAATCAATGGAGGAAGAACAAGCTGCGGTGATTCACCTCATTGACCCGGTATATGTTGATGAATGA